From a single Oreochromis niloticus isolate F11D_XX linkage group LG3, O_niloticus_UMD_NMBU, whole genome shotgun sequence genomic region:
- the LOC100707117 gene encoding serine protease 27-like — translation MALPRVCCFSVIIIVLCKDGHSQQPECGRAVKNSRIVGGENASPGSWPWQVTLFIDESLCGGSLITDQWVLTAAHCITPSDRNSTIVYLGHNYLFDPDPNKVTQTLEDIICHPEYDASTNDNDICLVKLSTPVKFTDYIQPICLASENSTFYNGTSSWVTGFGDTTGSESFPETLQEVNVPIVGNNECKCYYQDITEITENMICAGLKEGGKDSCQGDSGGPLVTKKDLVWVQSGVVSFGEGCALPNRPGVYARVSKYQKWISNTVSGTPPGFVTYTSLGPDSDLDFICPASAIPTTFPTDDSPFTFPPSTTLCEDLFCSVKILIHFTHFTSFCVLVVLLHVLV, via the exons ATGGCTCTTCCACGGGTGTGCTGTTTCTCCGTGATCATCATTGTCTTATGCAAAG ACGGACATTCTCAGCAGCCTG aGTGCGGCAGGGctgtgaaaaacagcagaattGTGGGAGGTGAAAATGCATCCCCAGGAAGTTGGCCATGGCAGGTAACTTTATTCATTGATGAAAGTTTGTGTGGAGGATCCCTGATCACCGACCAGTGGGTACTGACAGCTGCTCACTGCATTACACC TTCTGATCGCAACAGCACAATAGTGTATCTAGGCCACAACTATCTTTTCGATCCAGACCCGAATAAAGTGACTCAGACGTTGGAAGATATCATTTGCCATCCTGAGTACGACGCCTCGACAAACGACAATGACATTTGTCTCGTAAAGCTGTCTACTCCTGTGAAATTCACAGACTACATTCAGCCGATCTGCCTAGCATCTGAAAACAGCACTTTCTACAATGGGACCAGCAGCTGGGTCACTGGCTTTGGAGATACAACTG GTAGCGAATCCTTCCCAGAGACTCTGCAGGAGGTGAATGTCCCTATAGTGGGAAACAACGAGTGCAAATGCTACTATCAAGACATCACTGAGATTACAGAGAACATGATCTGTGCTGGGCTGAAAGAGGGAGGGAAGGATTCATGTCAG GGAGACTCGGGAGGACCACTTGTGACAAAGAAAGACTTAGTCTGGGTCCAGAGTGGAGTTGTGAGTTTTGGTGAAGGCTGCGCCCTGCCTAATAGACCTGGAGTCTACGCTCGTGTGTCCAAGTACCAGAAGTGGATCAGCAACACCGTCAGTGGGACACCACCAGGCTTTGTAACCTACACCTCTCTGGGCCCTGACAGTGATTTAGACTTCATCTGCCCAGCATCAGCTATTCCTACAACTTTCCCCACAGATGACTCTCCTTTCACTTTTCCTCCCTCTACCACCTTATGTGAGGatttgttttgcagtgttaaaaTCTTGATCCACTTCACTCACTTCACTTCATTCTGTGTTCTTGTTGTGTTGCTCCATGTGCTTGTTTGA